One genomic region from Streptomyces sp. NBC_01431 encodes:
- a CDS encoding alpha/beta hydrolase produces MGTALLLLAAPSAHADAPGPPPLADGFGLTQVGAATGTATNFVITVKTDQVAGEHHIRILLPTGYAANPAQRYPVFYFLHGASDDPANPNLAYPALTAATSVITVIPDGGLRGWYTDWLDQSTAAGAQNWETFHVKQVIPFIDANLRTLATKQQRAIGGLSMGGFGALHYAQRHPELFGQVATLSGADDLSVDHLVMRAAVVATLTNAGAPLCGSSSPTCSLNFGPTVSSDAIFGTPYPVFNGDWRWNEADPSAHMSPLAGMGIAIYTGNGNGDPANMEFWAQSAAQHAKEHLDALGYPYHYVDYANGSTWGTHCNGGHEYGCWAQDLVDYVPRLEAAFASA; encoded by the coding sequence ATGGGAACCGCGCTCCTCCTGCTCGCCGCGCCGTCCGCGCACGCCGATGCCCCGGGTCCACCACCGCTCGCCGACGGGTTCGGCCTGACCCAGGTGGGCGCGGCCACCGGCACCGCCACCAACTTCGTGATCACCGTCAAGACGGACCAGGTCGCCGGGGAGCACCACATCCGGATCCTGCTGCCGACCGGCTACGCGGCGAACCCCGCCCAGCGCTACCCGGTCTTCTACTTCCTGCACGGCGCCTCCGACGATCCGGCCAACCCGAACCTGGCCTATCCCGCTCTCACCGCGGCCACCTCGGTGATCACGGTCATCCCGGACGGCGGACTGCGGGGCTGGTACACCGACTGGCTCGACCAGAGCACCGCCGCGGGCGCACAGAACTGGGAGACCTTCCACGTCAAGCAGGTGATCCCCTTCATCGACGCGAACCTGCGCACCCTCGCCACCAAACAGCAGCGGGCCATCGGCGGACTCTCCATGGGCGGCTTCGGCGCCTTGCACTACGCCCAGCGCCATCCTGAGCTGTTCGGCCAGGTCGCCACGTTGTCGGGCGCCGACGACCTCTCGGTGGACCACCTGGTCATGCGCGCCGCCGTCGTCGCCACGCTGACCAACGCCGGTGCGCCGCTGTGCGGTTCCAGCTCCCCCACCTGCTCGCTCAACTTCGGCCCCACGGTGTCCAGCGACGCGATCTTCGGCACGCCGTACCCGGTGTTCAACGGCGACTGGCGCTGGAACGAGGCCGACCCCAGCGCCCACATGAGCCCGCTGGCCGGCATGGGCATCGCGATCTACACCGGTAACGGCAACGGCGATCCCGCGAACATGGAGTTCTGGGCCCAGTCAGCGGCACAGCACGCCAAGGAGCACCTGGACGCCCTCGGATACCCGTACCACTACGTGGACTACGCGAACGGTTCCACCTGGGGAACGCACTGCAACGGCGGCCACGAGTACGGCTGTTGGGCCCAGGACCTCGTGGACTACGTACCGCGCCTGGAAGCCGCGTTCGCCTCCGCCTGA
- a CDS encoding RICIN domain-containing protein: MSLATNHPPRHRATAHLRMLAALLATCCVALGIALSPSMTGTAHADGTCTTPVQCASFTSLSNNRALDVQNGSTGDGAFIVTNSAPGYHQSWRLSVNPKDSSFTIVNNATGKCIDTGWPALRQQTCQGQSSQRWYLEPVAGAANSYLIRHEDDDQCLDLTASAQYDDAWTGLSVCHGGQNQQWTAPTGARNLAVDHAATRCQKDTSSCTWSVKNEAPAAPLPTVCASSVWFNNTSGTISQAFSVTNETGWSNTIGDTMSASFGTGNLPGVSANVTSQLSFQSTWSGSTSVNNSVTVPVPAKNYGWVTLSVLARKVTGTWTFDAHGFPWTADDTVTVPLKDDPSGGATMYIANTSTSFSSCV; the protein is encoded by the coding sequence ATGTCATTAGCCACGAACCATCCCCCCAGACACCGCGCCACCGCCCACCTGCGGATGCTGGCCGCCCTCCTGGCGACCTGCTGTGTCGCCCTGGGGATCGCGCTGTCGCCGTCGATGACGGGCACCGCTCACGCCGACGGGACCTGCACCACCCCGGTCCAGTGCGCGAGCTTCACTTCCCTGAGCAACAACCGGGCGCTCGACGTACAGAACGGTTCGACGGGCGACGGTGCCTTCATCGTCACCAACTCGGCGCCCGGCTACCACCAGTCCTGGCGCCTGAGCGTCAATCCGAAGGACTCCTCCTTCACCATCGTGAACAACGCGACGGGCAAGTGCATCGACACCGGCTGGCCGGCCCTGCGCCAGCAGACCTGCCAGGGCCAGTCCAGCCAGCGCTGGTATCTGGAGCCGGTCGCCGGGGCCGCCAACTCGTACCTGATCCGGCACGAGGACGACGACCAGTGTCTCGACCTCACCGCCAGCGCCCAGTACGACGACGCGTGGACCGGTCTGTCCGTCTGCCACGGCGGGCAGAACCAGCAGTGGACCGCACCCACCGGGGCCCGGAACCTGGCCGTCGACCACGCCGCCACCCGCTGCCAGAAGGACACCTCGTCCTGCACCTGGTCGGTGAAGAACGAGGCGCCCGCCGCTCCCCTGCCGACCGTCTGCGCGTCCTCGGTCTGGTTCAACAACACCAGCGGAACCATCTCGCAGGCCTTCTCGGTGACCAACGAAACCGGCTGGTCCAACACGATCGGCGACACGATGTCGGCGAGCTTCGGCACCGGCAACCTGCCCGGAGTGTCGGCGAACGTGACCTCGCAGCTCTCCTTCCAGAGCACCTGGAGCGGATCGACCAGCGTCAACAACAGTGTCACGGTGCCCGTGCCGGCCAAGAACTACGGCTGGGTGACCCTGTCGGTCCTGGCGCGCAAGGTCACCGGCACCTGGACCTTCGACGCGCACGGCTTCCCCTGGACCGCCGACGACACGGTCACCGTCCCGCTGAAGGACGACCCGAGCGGCGGCGCGACGATGTACATCGCGAACACCAGCACCAGCTTCTCGTCCTGCGTCTGA